One part of the Brachyspira sp. SAP_772 genome encodes these proteins:
- a CDS encoding NUDIX domain-containing protein, giving the protein MKEHIKNQFKYCPYCGEKDSFIYNGVKIFNCSKCGRNYFINPACAGGMVVETPKGIVFVERKFEPKKGYIDLPGGFCEPYEKIEDAVRRELFEETNIKVDNIHFLISGSNEYIYEGMMYVTTDMFFYAKIDYVPDVKPADDASEVVFIKKENIDFDRLAFKSSKEALREYIKITQ; this is encoded by the coding sequence ATGAAAGAGCATATTAAAAATCAATTTAAATACTGTCCTTACTGCGGAGAGAAAGATTCTTTTATATATAATGGAGTCAAGATATTTAATTGTTCAAAGTGCGGTAGGAATTATTTTATCAATCCTGCATGTGCGGGCGGGATGGTTGTCGAAACACCTAAGGGCATAGTATTTGTTGAGAGGAAGTTTGAGCCTAAGAAGGGTTATATTGATTTGCCGGGCGGGTTTTGCGAGCCTTATGAAAAAATAGAAGATGCTGTTAGAAGAGAGCTTTTTGAAGAGACTAATATAAAAGTAGATAATATACATTTTCTTATAAGCGGAAGTAATGAATATATTTATGAGGGTATGATGTATGTTACTACTGATATGTTTTTTTATGCTAAGATAGATTATGTGCCTGATGTTAAACCTGCTGATGATGCCTCTGAGGTGGTATTTATAAAAAAAGAGAATATTGATTTTGACAGATTGGCTTTCAAGTCATCAAAAGAAGCTTTAAGAGAATATATAAAAATAACTCAATAA
- a CDS encoding DUF1848 domain-containing protein, whose translation MIISASRRTDIPCYYSDWFFDRIKEGYCLVKNPFNSHQVSKIDLSVDAVDCIVFWTKDVSPMIDKLHLLKSYKYYFQFTINSYGEDIENVISKRKEKIINSFKRLSEKIGREKVLWRYDPIILSDKYNIDYHKKHFEYLIKELHNYTNKCIISFVDIYKKIENKIKYINIKKDDEHIFEMCSFINDIAKYYNITVEACCEDLPNINKAKCIDAELISKIVGYSIKAKKDKNQRLNCGCVESIDIGAYNTCLSDCIYCYANKKNNIKDSSIFLKQYKQLSDLYTIKNKELF comes from the coding sequence ATGATAATAAGTGCAAGCAGAAGAACGGACATTCCTTGTTATTATTCTGATTGGTTTTTTGATAGAATAAAAGAAGGGTATTGTTTGGTAAAAAATCCTTTTAATAGTCATCAGGTAAGTAAGATAGATTTGTCTGTTGATGCGGTTGATTGCATAGTGTTTTGGACTAAAGATGTTTCTCCTATGATAGATAAATTACATTTGCTTAAAAGTTATAAATATTATTTTCAATTTACAATTAACTCATACGGCGAAGATATAGAGAATGTTATTTCAAAGAGAAAAGAAAAAATAATAAATTCGTTTAAAAGGCTTTCAGAGAAAATAGGCAGAGAAAAAGTTTTGTGGCGATATGACCCTATTATTTTAAGCGATAAATATAATATTGATTATCATAAAAAACATTTTGAATATTTAATAAAAGAATTACATAACTATACAAATAAATGCATAATAAGTTTCGTTGATATTTACAAAAAGATAGAAAATAAAATAAAATATATAAATATTAAAAAAGATGATGAGCATATTTTTGAGATGTGTTCGTTTATTAATGATATTGCTAAATATTATAATATAACTGTAGAGGCTTGCTGCGAGGATTTGCCTAATATTAATAAAGCTAAATGCATTGATGCTGAGCTTATATCAAAAATAGTAGGCTATAGTATTAAAGCAAAGAAAGACAAAAATCAAAGGCTTAATTGCGGGTGCGTTGAAAGTATTGACATAGGGGCTTACAACACTTGCTTATCTGATTGTATTTACTGTTATGCTAATAAAAAAAATAATATTAAAGACTCTTCTATATTTTTGAAGCAATATAAACAATTAAGCGATTTGTATACTATAAAAAATAAAGAGTTATTTTAA
- the mtnK gene encoding S-methyl-5-thioribose kinase → MAYKQLNINTIIDYLKTIDEMKNIFSSFDDLIIKEIGDGNLNFVYSITNKNNDKETVILKQSVPFLRCIGESYPLEKDRMKIEIKTLKEEYKLCPNLVPKIYYDSEDMCVVIMQNLNKHKVLRGEIIEGKRFPKLAEDLTDFLSKTLFYTSDYYLNSKTKKALVAEYMNAELCSLTEDFIFTYPFEDNDTNVFYDELNIDKVKKFQRDSKLKTAAAEMKYAFMTKAEALLHGDFHLGSFMVNEEETYVIDPEFAFYGPIGFDIGKAMANFFMAYVSHEYHQKRLGTNSKEYRKWLFDTAKYMLSGTLTKFEALWKSHLEKTKPLYWQYEEGKKHSEEYIKTVLNRIFRDTVGFAGCVLIRRTLGLAKNKDISGIEDLNERARLDWICLNIGREFLVNKDNIDNIEKVEKIVNEYSNIDKI, encoded by the coding sequence ATGGCTTATAAACAATTAAATATAAATACAATCATAGATTATTTAAAAACTATAGATGAAATGAAAAATATATTCTCAAGCTTTGATGATTTAATCATAAAAGAAATTGGAGATGGAAATTTAAATTTTGTATACAGCATCACAAATAAAAATAATGATAAAGAAACTGTAATATTAAAACAATCTGTGCCTTTTTTAAGATGCATAGGAGAAAGCTATCCATTAGAAAAAGACAGAATGAAAATAGAGATAAAAACGCTTAAAGAAGAATATAAATTATGTCCTAATTTAGTGCCTAAAATATATTATGACTCTGAAGATATGTGCGTTGTTATAATGCAAAACTTAAATAAACATAAAGTTTTAAGAGGAGAAATTATAGAAGGTAAAAGATTCCCTAAACTAGCTGAAGATTTAACAGACTTCCTTTCAAAAACTTTATTCTACACTTCTGATTATTATTTGAATTCAAAAACAAAAAAAGCTCTTGTTGCTGAATATATGAATGCAGAATTATGCAGCCTTACAGAAGATTTTATTTTTACTTATCCTTTTGAAGATAATGATACTAATGTGTTTTATGATGAATTAAATATAGATAAAGTAAAAAAATTCCAAAGAGATTCAAAATTAAAAACAGCCGCAGCTGAAATGAAATATGCTTTTATGACTAAAGCAGAAGCACTTCTTCATGGTGATTTTCATTTAGGAAGCTTTATGGTAAATGAAGAAGAGACTTATGTAATAGACCCAGAGTTTGCATTCTACGGCCCTATTGGTTTTGATATTGGAAAGGCTATGGCTAATTTCTTTATGGCTTATGTTTCGCATGAATATCATCAAAAAAGACTAGGCACTAATTCAAAAGAATATAGAAAATGGCTTTTTGATACTGCTAAATATATGCTTAGTGGAACTTTAACTAAATTTGAAGCTCTATGGAAAAGTCATTTAGAAAAAACTAAACCCTTATATTGGCAATACGAAGAAGGAAAAAAACATTCAGAAGAATATATAAAAACCGTATTAAATAGAATATTTAGAGATACTGTTGGTTTTGCAGGATGCGTGCTTATAAGAAGAACATTAGGTCTTGCTAAAAATAAAGATATATCAGGAATTGAAGATTTAAATGAAAGGGCAAGATTAGATTGGATATGCCTAAACATAGGAAGAGAGTTTTTAGTAAATAAAGATAATATCGACAATATAGAAAAAGTAGAAAAAATTGTAAACGAATATTCTAATATTGATAAAATATAA
- the mtnA gene encoding S-methyl-5-thioribose-1-phosphate isomerase — protein sequence MPNIPTVRWSEDELFILDQTLLPATVKEIKLSSIEDSYNAIKELKVRGAPAIGVAAAYSLLIDLKKETNLSSNDFIGLIEKRAKYLNSSRPTAVNLSYALNRMFNAINNKKDKTSLELYDLLESEAKNIHSEDIDICQKIGEYGATLLKENSGILTHCNAGRLAVSGIGTALAPMYTAHQRGINIRVYADETRPLLQGARLTSFELQEAGIDVTLICDNMAAFIMSKGLIDLVIVGCDRVAENGDAANKIGTMGVAILAKHFNIPFYIACPSTTFDLNTKTGSSIVIEEREAKEVINFAGVQTAPSNIKVRNPAFDVTPNELITGFITEKGIIKPPYQKSLKKAFDLN from the coding sequence ATGCCAAATATACCTACAGTAAGATGGAGCGAAGATGAATTATTTATACTTGATCAAACATTATTGCCTGCAACTGTTAAAGAAATAAAGTTATCAAGTATTGAAGATTCTTATAACGCTATAAAAGAGTTAAAGGTAAGAGGTGCTCCTGCTATTGGAGTAGCTGCTGCTTATTCTTTGCTAATAGATTTAAAAAAAGAAACTAATTTATCAAGCAATGATTTTATTGGCCTAATAGAAAAGAGAGCTAAATATTTAAACTCTTCAAGACCTACGGCTGTTAATTTAAGTTATGCTCTAAACAGAATGTTTAATGCTATAAATAATAAGAAAGACAAAACTTCTTTAGAGCTATATGATTTGCTTGAAAGTGAAGCTAAAAATATACATTCTGAAGATATTGATATATGTCAAAAAATAGGCGAATATGGGGCAACACTTTTAAAAGAAAACTCTGGAATATTAACCCATTGTAATGCAGGAAGATTAGCAGTAAGCGGAATAGGAACAGCACTTGCACCAATGTATACGGCACATCAAAGAGGAATAAATATAAGAGTATACGCTGACGAAACTAGACCGCTTCTTCAAGGAGCAAGACTAACAAGTTTTGAGCTGCAGGAGGCTGGAATAGATGTTACTTTGATATGCGATAATATGGCTGCTTTTATAATGTCTAAGGGGCTTATTGATTTGGTGATAGTAGGATGCGACAGGGTTGCTGAGAATGGGGATGCCGCTAACAAAATAGGTACTATGGGAGTGGCTATTTTAGCTAAACATTTTAATATACCTTTTTATATTGCTTGTCCTTCTACTACTTTCGATTTAAATACAAAAACAGGCAGCAGCATAGTAATAGAAGAGAGAGAGGCTAAAGAAGTGATAAATTTCGCAGGTGTTCAAACTGCTCCTTCAAATATTAAAGTGAGAAATCCTGCATTCGATGTTACTCCAAATGAACTTATAACAGGTTTTATCACAGAAAAAGGAATAATAAAGCCTCCATATCAAAAAAGTTTGAAAAAGGCTTTTGATTTAAACTAA
- the arsS gene encoding arsenosugar biosynthesis radical SAM (seleno)protein ArsS (Some members of this family are selenoproteins.) — protein MAHFSETLKKHNIELKKKEIETLQINVGYNCNLHCSHCHVDAGINRNESISKEVLDDCLKFIKNYNKKIDVDITGGAPENCMFLSKFIEDARKLKNVNRIILRSNLTILEDKKELIEVFKNNKVELVASLPCYTKENVDEQRGNGTYEKCINMLKYLNSVGYGVDKDLIINLVYNPLDDYLPGSQAELEKDYKEHLKNEHKIVFNNLYTITNIPIGRFEEKLKKNNKYDKYMQLLEDNFNASNAYKVMCLNTINVGYDGKVYDCDFNQMKKLASVHNKYIGDLTIDDLEENSIVVEDYCYGCTAGEGSSCQGNLQ, from the coding sequence ATGGCACATTTTTCTGAAACTTTAAAAAAACATAATATAGAATTAAAAAAGAAAGAAATAGAAACTTTACAAATTAATGTTGGGTATAATTGTAATTTGCATTGCAGTCATTGTCATGTGGATGCTGGAATAAACAGAAATGAATCTATAAGCAAAGAGGTGTTAGATGATTGTTTAAAATTCATAAAAAATTACAACAAAAAAATAGATGTTGATATAACAGGAGGTGCTCCTGAAAATTGTATGTTTCTATCTAAGTTTATAGAAGATGCAAGAAAATTAAAAAATGTAAATAGAATTATATTAAGAAGCAATTTAACTATTTTAGAAGATAAAAAAGAACTTATAGAAGTTTTTAAAAATAACAAAGTAGAATTAGTAGCATCACTTCCCTGCTATACTAAAGAAAATGTAGATGAACAGAGAGGAAACGGCACTTATGAAAAATGTATAAATATGCTTAAATATCTAAACTCTGTAGGTTATGGTGTTGATAAAGATTTGATTATCAATTTAGTTTATAATCCACTAGATGATTATTTACCCGGCTCTCAGGCTGAATTAGAAAAAGATTATAAAGAACATTTAAAAAATGAACATAAAATAGTATTTAATAATTTATATACTATCACTAATATACCTATAGGAAGATTTGAAGAGAAGCTTAAAAAAAATAATAAGTACGACAAATATATGCAGCTTCTTGAAGATAATTTTAATGCATCAAACGCTTATAAGGTTATGTGTTTAAATACAATCAATGTTGGTTATGATGGTAAGGTGTATGACTGTGATTTTAATCAAATGAAAAAATTAGCATCTGTACACAATAAATATATAGGAGATTTAACTATTGATGATTTAGAAGAAAACTCTATTGTAGTGGAAGATTATTGTTATGGATGTACTGCGGGAGAAGGAAGCAGCTGTCAGGGAAATTTGCAATAA
- a CDS encoding rhodanese-like domain-containing protein encodes MRKSIIISFALLLLISCSNSSQTSEDAVNYNNLTVDEVITLWQSNPDIIVIDVRTPEEIAEIGAIEGSTNIDFKAADFKEKVSSLDKSKEYILFCRTGNRSGQASKIMADLGFSNVNNLNNAGYDDLSKALAK; translated from the coding sequence ATGAGAAAAAGCATTATAATTTCTTTTGCATTATTATTATTAATAAGCTGCAGCAATTCATCACAAACTTCAGAAGATGCAGTAAATTATAATAATCTAACTGTAGATGAAGTTATCACTCTATGGCAATCAAATCCTGACATTATAGTGATTGATGTTAGAACTCCGGAAGAGATTGCTGAAATAGGTGCTATAGAAGGTTCTACTAATATAGACTTCAAAGCAGCAGATTTCAAAGAAAAAGTTTCATCATTAGACAAAAGCAAAGAATATATATTATTCTGCAGAACTGGAAACCGCTCTGGACAGGCTTCTAAAATAATGGCTGATTTAGGTTTTTCTAATGTGAATAACCTTAATAATGCTGGTTATGATGATTTATCTAAGGCTTTAGCTAAATAA
- a CDS encoding TVP38/TMEM64 family protein has translation MSENKKSLIKKIILLLIIVICVLAYFFIPVVNSNINAIFKMFATGDFNVVKEFVASYGHYAMAVSFMLMVFQSIAAPLPAFLITFANANLFGWKAGALLSWSSAMAGAAVCFYIARILGRDFVEKLTSKTGLKQIDDFFAKYGRQSILIARLLPFISFDIVSYAAGLTSMNFLSFFIATGIGQLPATIVYSYVGGMLTGGAKLFVTGLLILFALSALIILLRQIYKNKKDKTENNNLKKNENEI, from the coding sequence ATGTCTGAAAATAAGAAATCATTAATAAAAAAAATTATTTTACTGCTAATAATAGTAATTTGTGTGTTAGCATACTTTTTTATACCAGTAGTAAACAGCAATATTAATGCAATATTTAAAATGTTTGCTACAGGAGATTTTAATGTTGTAAAAGAGTTTGTAGCTTCTTATGGACATTATGCTATGGCTGTTTCATTTATGCTTATGGTTTTTCAATCTATAGCAGCTCCTTTACCAGCATTTTTGATTACATTTGCAAATGCTAATTTATTTGGATGGAAGGCGGGGGCTTTATTATCTTGGTCTAGTGCTATGGCGGGTGCTGCTGTATGTTTTTATATAGCAAGAATATTGGGAAGAGATTTTGTTGAGAAACTTACAAGTAAAACGGGGCTTAAACAGATAGATGACTTCTTTGCTAAATATGGAAGGCAAAGCATTCTTATAGCAAGACTACTTCCTTTTATTTCTTTTGATATAGTAAGTTATGCTGCTGGGCTTACCTCAATGAATTTTTTAAGCTTTTTTATAGCAACTGGTATAGGTCAGCTTCCTGCTACAATAGTTTATTCTTATGTGGGAGGAATGCTTACTGGCGGAGCTAAATTGTTTGTTACAGGGCTTTTAATATTATTTGCTTTATCTGCATTAATAATTCTATTAAGACAAATATATAAAAACAAAAAAGATAAAACTGAAAATAATAATTTAAAAAAAAATGAAAATGAAATCTAA
- a CDS encoding TVP38/TMEM64 family protein translates to MKSKYIKLAIFILAVIVIVIVNHHYKLHERFHNFDDFKYMIGDNIIKASIIYIIATAVGSSVLALPGVTFALFSGILFGPVLGIILCSLSSTLAAVISFLISRFFLKDAVKPLVEKNKCLNKLLFEDGNKNAMLLLMITRLVPLFPYNIQNFAYGITDVSFIKYSLYTFLFMLPGISLFTIASVGIVSQDNKYLYFLISAAILIFVLIISFLLKKKYLNKCT, encoded by the coding sequence ATGAAATCTAAATATATAAAATTAGCAATATTTATATTAGCGGTAATTGTAATCGTTATTGTTAATCATCATTATAAATTGCATGAGAGGTTTCATAATTTTGATGATTTTAAATATATGATAGGCGACAATATTATTAAAGCATCTATAATATATATTATAGCAACTGCTGTTGGAAGTTCTGTATTAGCATTGCCCGGAGTTACATTTGCATTATTTTCTGGAATATTATTTGGGCCTGTGCTTGGTATTATATTATGTTCTTTATCTTCTACTTTGGCTGCTGTAATTTCTTTTTTGATTTCAAGATTTTTTCTTAAGGATGCTGTAAAACCGCTTGTAGAGAAAAATAAGTGCTTGAATAAACTTTTATTTGAAGATGGAAATAAAAATGCTATGCTTCTTTTAATGATTACTAGGTTAGTGCCTTTGTTTCCATATAATATACAAAATTTTGCTTATGGCATTACTGATGTAAGTTTTATAAAATATTCTCTATACACATTTTTGTTTATGCTTCCCGGAATATCTTTATTTACCATAGCATCTGTAGGCATAGTTTCACAGGATAATAAATATTTATATTTTTTAATATCTGCGGCTATATTGATATTTGTGCTTATTATATCATTTTTGCTTAAGAAGAAATATTTAAATAAATGTACTTAA
- a CDS encoding YdjY domain-containing protein — protein sequence MYKKIILFACLSVMLISCGNQASNASSNSQLTNSIGSAILRDNGAEPVIINADKKEIIIEAIVNGKYFTNPSRHHGIVFEGGKYGDRAVLIGLSDEREVYQALIDIGAIAGNNLKLEEYTKVSKNVDGQQLDVYVTWDGLGKEIPFAEIIKSDDVRDMDIRFGGNFEAAKDNRTGCILCLDSCPIAITSDAAYATAELENKKIDKFIREDILPKDGERVSVIFRIK from the coding sequence ATGTATAAAAAAATTATTTTATTTGCATGTTTATCAGTAATGCTGATATCATGCGGCAATCAAGCATCAAATGCATCTTCTAATTCTCAATTAACTAATTCTATTGGGAGTGCTATATTAAGAGACAATGGTGCTGAGCCTGTTATTATTAATGCTGACAAAAAAGAGATAATAATAGAAGCTATAGTAAACGGCAAATATTTTACTAATCCTTCAAGACATCATGGCATAGTGTTTGAAGGCGGAAAATATGGAGATAGGGCAGTTTTAATAGGCTTATCAGATGAAAGAGAAGTTTATCAGGCTTTAATTGATATAGGAGCTATAGCTGGAAATAATCTAAAATTAGAAGAATATACAAAGGTGAGTAAGAATGTAGACGGACAGCAATTAGATGTATATGTTACTTGGGACGGTTTGGGTAAAGAGATTCCTTTTGCTGAGATAATAAAGTCAGATGATGTAAGGGATATGGATATTAGATTTGGAGGAAACTTCGAGGCTGCTAAAGACAATAGAACAGGATGCATACTTTGTCTTGACAGCTGTCCTATAGCTATAACAAGTGATGCAGCTTATGCTACTGCTGAATTAGAAAATAAAAAGATAGACAAGTTTATAAGAGAAGATATATTGCCAAAAGACGGAGAGAGAGTTTCTGTTATATTTAGAATAAAATAA
- a CDS encoding YdjY domain-containing protein encodes MNKKIIIILSACLSLMFISCGNQSSQNASEGVQLTNSMGSVILRDEGAEPVIIDVEKKEVIIPAEVNGKYFNSPTRHGVVFDRGSNGDKSVLRGLADEREFYQALIDIGAVAGNNLTMDDMKLGKTVDGQKLDVFVTWDGLGKEIPFAEIIRSDEERPMDIRFGGNIENAKAKRTGCILCLDSCAVGITSDAAYETGAVEMKKIGRYGREDVLPADGTRVSVIFRIAQDK; translated from the coding sequence ATGAATAAAAAAATTATTATTATTTTGTCTGCATGTTTATCACTAATGTTTATATCATGCGGAAATCAATCATCACAAAATGCATCTGAAGGTGTTCAATTAACTAATTCTATGGGAAGCGTTATATTAAGAGATGAGGGAGCAGAGCCTGTTATAATAGATGTAGAAAAGAAAGAAGTTATAATTCCTGCAGAAGTAAACGGCAAATATTTTAATTCGCCGACAAGACATGGTGTTGTATTTGATAGGGGTTCAAACGGGGATAAATCTGTTTTAAGGGGATTAGCAGATGAGAGAGAATTTTATCAGGCTTTGATTGATATAGGAGCTGTAGCTGGCAATAATCTCACTATGGATGACATGAAATTAGGAAAAACAGTTGATGGACAAAAATTAGATGTATTTGTTACTTGGGACGGTTTGGGCAAAGAGATTCCTTTTGCTGAAATAATAAGATCAGATGAAGAAAGACCTATGGATATAAGATTCGGCGGAAATATAGAAAATGCTAAAGCAAAAAGAACAGGATGTATACTTTGTCTTGATAGCTGTGCTGTTGGTATAACAAGCGACGCTGCTTATGAAACTGGTGCTGTTGAAATGAAAAAAATAGGAAGATACGGCAGAGAAGATGTATTGCCTGCAGATGGCACAAGAGTTTCTGTTATATTTAGAATAGCTCAAGATAAATAA
- a CDS encoding TIGR04282 family arsenosugar biosynthesis glycosyltransferase produces MKSNALIIFTRIPIAGKTKTRLQKKLSAEECCNLHKCFLKDIYKKIISLKQNNIDIIIAYNPDGDLNILKEIFYDEEKYIKQEINSPNENEKIYNSMKEVFSLGYKKCILIGTDIPEIDEKDIIDSFELLDNNDFVFGPSYDGGYYLVGMKEYNDIIVKVNSGTLNNILAAIENINLKYFLIEKRHDIDEYDDLLALNSRINNDKKIINTSNFLKSINL; encoded by the coding sequence ATGAAATCTAATGCTTTAATAATATTTACTAGAATACCTATCGCAGGCAAAACAAAAACTAGACTTCAGAAAAAATTATCAGCTGAGGAATGCTGCAATCTTCATAAATGTTTTTTAAAAGATATTTATAAAAAAATTATAAGCTTAAAACAAAATAATATTGATATTATAATAGCATATAATCCGGATGGGGATTTAAATATACTAAAAGAAATATTTTATGATGAGGAAAAATATATAAAACAAGAGATAAACTCTCCTAATGAAAATGAAAAAATATATAATTCTATGAAAGAAGTATTTTCTCTTGGATATAAGAAGTGCATATTAATAGGAACTGATATACCGGAGATAGATGAAAAAGACATTATTGATTCTTTTGAGTTATTGGATAATAATGATTTTGTATTTGGGCCTAGCTATGATGGTGGGTATTATTTAGTAGGAATGAAAGAGTATAATGATATAATAGTGAAAGTTAATAGCGGCACTCTTAATAATATTTTAGCTGCTATAGAAAATATTAATTTGAAATATTTTCTTATAGAGAAAAGACATGATATTGATGAATATGATGATTTATTGGCTTTAAATAGCAGGATAAATAATGATAAAAAAATAATAAACACAAGTAATTTTTTAAAAAGCATTAATTTATAA
- a CDS encoding TIGR04283 family arsenosugar biosynthesis glycosyltransferase, whose product MSVSIIIPILNEENTIEKLISNLNELEGEFEVIFSDGGSSDKTLSILNSVIKNNYKIVHSQKGRAKQLNNGAKESRYNILLFLHSDSILEKDVLIKIENFIKTNKAGCLKIKFDSRKILMHICGFFSNLRVSLRHIAFGDQGIFIKKELFYDIGMFDDIALMEDYKLSIKLKKVCPIKAIDSYIISSARRFEKNGIIKTMICMQKLQYMFRSGEDIEKIANIYNNMK is encoded by the coding sequence GTGTCTGTTTCTATAATCATACCAATTTTAAATGAAGAAAATACAATAGAAAAATTGATAAGCAATTTAAATGAGCTTGAAGGGGAGTTTGAAGTTATATTCTCTGACGGTGGAAGCAGCGATAAAACATTAAGCATATTAAACAGTGTAATAAAAAATAATTATAAAATAGTTCATTCTCAAAAGGGAAGGGCTAAGCAATTAAATAATGGAGCTAAAGAGAGCAGATACAACATTCTTTTGTTTTTGCATTCTGACAGCATTTTAGAAAAAGATGTTTTAATAAAAATAGAAAACTTTATTAAAACTAATAAAGCAGGGTGCTTAAAAATAAAATTTGACAGCAGAAAAATATTAATGCATATATGCGGATTTTTTTCTAATTTGAGAGTTTCATTAAGGCATATAGCTTTTGGAGATCAGGGTATATTTATAAAGAAAGAATTATTTTATGATATAGGAATGTTTGATGATATAGCTCTTATGGAAGATTATAAATTGTCTATAAAATTAAAAAAGGTTTGTCCAATAAAGGCTATTGATTCATATATAATTTCATCTGCTAGAAGGTTTGAAAAAAATGGCATTATAAAGACTATGATTTGTATGCAGAAGCTTCAGTATATGTTTAGAAGCGGTGAAGATATAGAAAAGATAGCTAATATATATAACAATATGAAATGA
- a CDS encoding (Fe-S)-binding protein: MKMPDNVKDCIHCNKCIKKCSFLTKYNMDLEEFSKRGYLAYHCFLCNDCKIVCPKDIDGSKISLALRHSKVESSKDNKKEIEKKYRALLFEKKDYIFKNYSNVISESVIFPGCNFSSFYPDALKDILHKFKKEYNIGVVFDCCGKPIAELGIEEYEANIIKKLEENMLSRGVKEIITLCPNCYYFLKPRINIKIITIYEKMNELGLKFNLNKKEEINLFVPCPDKETKYIKDSILKIIDLDKDKIKEINDVNCCGLGGCAISNERELAEGFIDKLKEKNIEELYVYCATCAGNFNRHNIKNIHHILLDMFNMDNLKIKNKTSILSRALFKFFKL, encoded by the coding sequence ATGAAGATGCCAGATAATGTAAAAGACTGTATTCATTGTAACAAGTGCATAAAAAAATGCAGTTTTTTAACTAAATATAACATGGATTTGGAAGAGTTTTCTAAAAGAGGATATTTGGCATATCATTGTTTTTTATGTAATGATTGTAAGATAGTATGCCCTAAGGATATAGACGGCTCTAAGATATCTTTAGCTTTGAGGCATAGTAAAGTAGAATCATCTAAAGATAACAAAAAGGAAATAGAAAAAAAATATAGAGCTTTATTGTTTGAGAAAAAAGATTATATATTTAAAAACTATAGTAATGTGATAAGTGAGTCTGTAATTTTTCCGGGATGCAATTTTTCATCATTTTATCCTGATGCTTTAAAAGATATATTACACAAATTTAAAAAAGAATATAATATTGGAGTGGTATTTGACTGCTGCGGGAAACCTATAGCTGAGTTGGGAATAGAAGAATATGAAGCAAATATAATAAAAAAATTAGAAGAGAATATGCTTTCAAGGGGAGTTAAGGAGATAATAACTTTATGTCCTAATTGTTATTATTTTTTAAAGCCTAGAATTAATATAAAAATTATCACTATATATGAGAAGATGAATGAGCTTGGATTAAAATTTAATTTAAATAAAAAAGAAGAGATAAATCTTTTTGTACCTTGCCCAGATAAAGAGACAAAATATATAAAAGATTCTATATTAAAGATTATTGATTTGGATAAAGATAAAATAAAAGAGATAAATGATGTTAATTGCTGCGGGTTAGGGGGATGTGCTATTTCTAATGAAAGAGAATTGGCGGAAGGATTTATAGATAAACTTAAAGAGAAGAATATTGAAGAGTTATATGTTTACTGTGCTACTTGTGCGGGTAATTTTAATAGGCATAATATAAAAAATATTCATCATATTTTACTTGATATGTTTAATATGGATAATTTGAAAATAAAAAATAAAACTTCTATACTGAGCAGAGCTTTATTTAAGTTTTTTAAATTGTAA